One Salmo trutta chromosome 12, fSalTru1.1, whole genome shotgun sequence genomic region harbors:
- the LOC115202783 gene encoding alpha-2Db adrenergic receptor-like, which translates to MKITTLIKLRNLPPSPCVSLLGMHEENGEEHTCLSRMDITPTTFAAANSSEDTNGTSAQRPLPHSQSVAVFIVFLVTVIILVTIVGNVLVVVAVFTSRALRAPQNLFLVSLASADILVATLVIPFSLANEIMGYWYFGSTWCAFYLALDVLFCTSSIVHLCAISLDRYWSVTKAVSYNRKRTPKRIKCMITVVWVISAVISFPPLLMTKHNEHECLLNNETWYILSSCLVSFFAPGLIMILVYCKIYKVAKQRASTVFAAKNGTERQPSQSETCFMPRRKFEVESPSSPSLGGHMRKGELDDIDLEESCVADSKPKNCLFAKRGKVEGANTFPKQSCRVSWASNRNAKLSQEQKIRQMSLSKTKLAQMREKRFTFVLAVVMGVFVLCWFPFFFTYSLHAICRDCCPIPDALFNLFFWIGYCNSSVNPIIYTIFNRDFRRSFMKIICQTSHT; encoded by the coding sequence ATGAAAATTACTACTTTGATCAAATTGCGCAATTTGCCACCCTCGCCTTGTGTATCTCTGCTTGGAATGCACGAGGAGAATGGGGAGGAACATACGTGTCTATCTAGAATGGATATAACCCCAACAACTTTTGCCGCAGCGAACTCATCAGAGGACACTAATGGTACGAGTGCCCAAAGACCTCTGCCTCACTCCCAGAGCGTGGCCGTCTTCATCGTGTTCCTGGTCACCGTTATCATTCTGGTGACAATCGTAGGGAATGTACTTGTTGTGGTGGCCGTTTTCACCAGCCGCGCGCTCCGTGCGCCGCAGAATCTCTTCCTTGTCTCTTTGGCATCGGCAGATATATTAGTGGCCACCTTggtcatccctttctctctcgccaATGAGATCATGGGTTACTGGTACTTTGGGAGCACCTGGTGCGCCTTCTACTTGGCCCTTGACGTCCTCTTCTGCACGTCCTCCATAGTGCACCTCTGTGCCATAAGTCTGGACAGGTACTGGTCTGTAACCAAAGCTGTTAGCTACAATCGGAAGAGAACGCCCAAGCGTATTAAGTGTATGATCACCGTGGTCTGGGTCATATCAGCAGTCATCTCTTTTCCACCGTTACTTATGACCAAACACAATGAGCATGAGTGCTTGCTCAACAACGAAACATGGTATATTCTCTCGTCTTGTCTGGTATCATTTTTCGCCCCGGGACTAATCATGATTCTGGTGTATTGTAAAATATATAAAGTGGCCAAGCAGCGCGCATCAACTGTGTTTGCAGCAAAGAACGGGACGGAGAGACAGCCTTCGCAGTCGGAGACGTGCTTTATGCCCAGGAGGAAGTTTGAGGTGGAGAGCCCCAGCAGCCCCAGTTTAGGTGGCCACATGCGGAAAGGAGAGCTCGATGATATTGACCTGGAGGAGAGCTGCGTCGCCGACAGCAAACCCAAGAACTGTCTCTTCGCCAAGAGAGGGAAAGTGGAGGGCGCAAACACTTTCCCAAAACAGAGTTGCCGGGTGTCATGGGCTTCAAACCGCAACGCGAAGCTCTCTCAGGAGCAAAAGATTAGACAGATGTCACTGTCAAAGACCAAACTGGCGCAGATGCGTGAAAAGCGCTTTACGTTTGTCCTTGCAGTGGTGATGGGGGTGTTTGTACTCTGCTGGTTCCCATTCTTTTTTACATACAGTCTGCACGCAATATGCAGAGATTGTTGCCCAATTCCGGATGCTCTCTTTAATCTGTTTTTCTGGATTGGTTACTGTAACAGTTCAGTGAATCCTATCATTTATACAATATTTAATCGCGATTTTCGGAGATCTTTCATGAAGATCATTTGCCAGACTTCACACACATAg